The following DNA comes from Caulobacter sp. X.
CAGGGGCGGAAGATCAGAGGCGCCGGTCATGCCTTGAGCAGTACCGCGCGCGAGAGGAATTCGCCAGACCACTGTCTTGGCCTCGACACGGATTGCGCTCTAGAAGGGCGTATCTCCCAGGGGAATTCCTCGATGACGAACGCCTTCGCCGACGCCGCCCGCTTGCGCGACCGCCTCAAGACCTGGGCGACCGAGGCGGCCTACCCACTTTGGTGGACGGTTGGGGCGGACCAAGACAAGGGCGGCTTTTTCGAGAAGCTGGACCTCGAAGGCGCGCCGGTGGACGGTCCGCGTCGCGGTCGGGTCCTGCCGCGCCAGATCTTCTCGTTCTCGATCGCCGGAGAGCTCGGCTGGACAGGGCCCTGGCGAGAAGCGGTGGAACACGGCCTGTCCTTCTACCTCTCCGCCTACCGGCGCCCCGATGGCCTATTCCGGACCCTGATCGGTCCCAACGGCGAGAGCCTGGACGAGACGGCGGAACTCTACGATCAGGCCTTCGCCATGTTCGCCCTGGCGGCTGTCGCGAAAGCGCTTCCAGCCCGGGCCGCCGAAGCCAGGGCGATCGCCATCGAGGTGCGGGAAAAGCTGATCGCGGAGCGCAAGCACCCGATCGCCGGCTTTCACAACTTCAATCCTCCGACCTCGCCGCTGCAGTCGAACCCTCACATGCACCTGTTCGAGGCGATGCTGGCCTGGAACGAGGTCGACGCCGATCCGGCCTGGCGCGCGCTGGCCGACGAGATCGCCGAACTCGCCCTGTCGAAGTTCATCCAGGCCGAAAGCGGCCAGCTTCGCGAATTCTTCGACCTGGACTGGAGCGCGGCGCCAGGCGTCGAAGGTCGTATCTGCGAACCGGGGCACCAGTTCGAGTGGGGCTGGCTGCTGCTGCGCTGGGGCAAGCTCGCAGGCCGGGCCGATGCGACCAAGGCGGCGCTGCGCATGATCGACGACGCCGAAGCCAAGGGCGTCGATCTGGCGCGCGGCGTGGCGATCAACGCCCTGCTCGACGACTTCTCGATCCACGA
Coding sequences within:
- a CDS encoding AGE family epimerase/isomerase; translated protein: MTNAFADAARLRDRLKTWATEAAYPLWWTVGADQDKGGFFEKLDLEGAPVDGPRRGRVLPRQIFSFSIAGELGWTGPWREAVEHGLSFYLSAYRRPDGLFRTLIGPNGESLDETAELYDQAFAMFALAAVAKALPARAAEARAIAIEVREKLIAERKHPIAGFHNFNPPTSPLQSNPHMHLFEAMLAWNEVDADPAWRALADEIAELALSKFIQAESGQLREFFDLDWSAAPGVEGRICEPGHQFEWGWLLLRWGKLAGRADATKAALRMIDDAEAKGVDLARGVAINALLDDFSIHDNGARLWPQTERIKAAVLAAEITGEARYWDMAAAGAEGLLAYLRTPVPGLWRDKYQPDETFVEEPAPASSFYHIVLAILELDRTISARA